The Toxoplasma gondii ME49 chromosome XII, whole genome shotgun sequence genome includes a region encoding these proteins:
- a CDS encoding rhoptry kinase family protein (incomplete catalytic triad) (encoded by transcript TGME49_308093~Gene product name based on ToxoDB Community Expert Annotation.~Signal peptide predicted by SignalP 2.0 HMM (probability 0.981) with cleavage site probability 0.816 at residue 24), producing MATDARRLATGLVLLTCLVWRAGAFQPSPPTARANELTSGIPGEAPENTAEERGIGDISDYPHSVVDDAADISGGTVPEGPGSPASTSGSGGVFNRLFSRFRQVSGSTQGRGVADEPQQGPRPSLRERLAQHFRRLRVLFGRLMPRWGFGFGRHVGRWWPRRWPDPLFPCMEPGDEFIRSRLSQTEYRTRFYRRGMVEGYEVEVKAVTAAIWPQNTAREVASLLDRRKRTLRVVGAFGRSVRSVLYLAQDVETQERMAIEVFTLTSGNTVSDLARVHDNLFAMTGLLSESPQQARDICRLLLPTDAVTVPSQPPFEELNPGQSNYPVANYFLLMPPPIMSLEPLHRIVDHEEFLTGDIGRVVRMVLTAELIRIAANIQIRGLVHGRITSENLFIMPDGRLMLGDVSALRKVGTRGPVSSVPVTYAPREFLSNTETAAFTHALDAWQLGLVIHRIWCLILPFGLVTPRMKRSGRRPSMRVPGLDVLSVEACTPMPDAVEMLVRHFLNFNTRKRLLPLTAMGTPEFRQLQLDISTSLSSK from the coding sequence ATGGCGACGGACGCCAGGAGACTAGCCACCGGCCTTGTCTTGTTAACGTGCCTGGTATGGCGGGCAGGCGCATTTCAGCCATCGCCTCCAACCGCCAGAGCCAATGAGCTGACGTCGGGCATTCCCGGTGAGGCTCCGGAGAACACTGCGGAGGAGCGAGGAATCGGAGACATCTCAGATTACCCTCATTCAGTGGTCGACGATGCGGCCGATATTAGCGGTGGCACAGTTCCCGAAGGGCCAGGATCGCCTGCCAGCACATCTGGGTCTGGGGGTGTCTTCAACAGATTATTTAGCAGATTTCGTCAGGTAAGTGGATCCACACAAGGCAGGGGAGTCGCCGACGAACCTCAGCAGGGGCCGCGACCGTCACTTCGGGAGAGACTTGCTCAGCACTTCCGCAGGCTGAGGGTCTTGTTTGGGCGCCTTATGCCGAGGTGGGGCTTTGGATTCGGTCGCCATGTAGGCAGGTGGTGGCCAAGGAGGTGGCCGGACCCGCTGTTTCCTTGTATGGAACCGGGGGATGAGTTCATTCGCTCCCGACTGAGTCAGACAGAATATCGGACTCGCTTTTACCGCCGGGGAATGGTGGAAGGGTACGAGGTGGAGGTTAAAGCTGTGACGGCAGCTATTTGGCCCCAGAATACTGCCAGAGAAGTGGCGTCGCTGttggacagaagaaaaaggacacTGAGAGTGGTTGGGGCTTTTGGACGAAGTGTTCGATCTGTCTTGTATCTGGCGCAAGATGTGGAGACTCAAGAGCGCATGGCCATCGAAGTCTTCACTCTGACGAGCGGGAACACTGTATCAGACCTTGCGCGTGTGCATGACAACTTGTTTGCTATGACGGGGTTGCTTAGTGAAAGCCCCCAGCAGGCACGGGACATCTGCAGACTCCTTCTTCCCACCGATGCTGTGACAGTTCCGTCTCAACCCCCCTTCGAGGAACTGAATCCAGGACAGAGCAACTATCCAGTAGCGAACTATTTCCTCCTCATGCCCCCGCCTATAATGAGCCTTGAGCCGCTCCATAGAATAGTCGATCACGAAGAATTCCTCACGGGCGACATCGGCCGAGTAGTACGTATGGTCTTGACTGCGGAACTCATAAGAATTGCAGCAAACATTCAGATCCGCGGACTTGTGCACGGACGTATCACATCAGAAAACCTTTTCATTATGCCTGATGGCCGCCTGATGCTGGGGGATGTATCCGCGTTGAGGAAGGTCGGAACCCGAGGACCGGTGTCGAGTGTTCCAGTCACCTATGCCCCACGAGAGTTCTTGTCGAACACAGAGACGGCGGCATTTACACACGCACTCGATGCGTGGCAATTAGGCCTCGTTATACATCGAATTTGGTGCCTCATCTTGCCTTTCGGACTGGTGACACCTCGAATGAAGAGATCAGGGAGGAGGCCAAGCATGCGTGTTCCAGGATTAGACGTTCTGTCAGTCGAAGCGTGCACGCCAATGCCCGACGCTGTAGAGATGCTAGTGAGGCACTTTCTCAATTTCAACACTCGAAAACGCCTGCTTCCCCTGACAGCCATGGGGACGCCTGAATTCCGCCAGCTACAGCTCGACATATCCACCAGCCTGTCATCAAAATAA